The Pseudorca crassidens isolate mPseCra1 chromosome 3, mPseCra1.hap1, whole genome shotgun sequence genome includes the window GAGACACGGTCCTGACCTGCTGGGCAGGACACGGTGGTTCCCCCGGAGGAACGACGAGCTCCCTGGTGTCCCAGTCCTCACGACTGCTTCCTTCTTTGACCTTCCCTGTCAGGCCAGTGTGGTCCTGAGGTGGAAACACAAGATGATGGCCATGTTCTCCATTCAGAAGAATGCCCAGCAGGCTCAAGGGACAAGGAGAGGAGGTCCTGTGCCTGTACTAGTCCTTGACTGTACCTCTGGGTGCTGACACTTTCTGCTCTGTGCTGTCTACTATTCTGTAGCCTGGCAGGCTAGGGACATGTCTTGATTTTGAGGTTTAGCAAAGCACAGCAAATAAATGCCCTCTCCGTCACTCCAAATCCTCTGCCAAATTCCATGACCAGGCTTCCCAAAAAAGGAAGATGTTCTCCTATAATCAGGGTATGTCATGGGGACCTTAGCATCAGGTGAGGGAGTGCCTGAGGGGTGCAAGCAGGAAGGGCCCTAGAGACCACCTGGAAAGACCATGTGCTTATTGCCAGGCAGCTGGGAAGGTCTCTCTAGAACGATGTTCAGGGTTTTGAAGCTGTACAAGTGGCTGCACAGAATACCCCAGGGGACATGACAGTGACAGAGGCCTGGCTTCTCCCTTCTACCTCAGAAAACGAGGATGCATTGAAAATTGGGTTTCactcctagaaaaatggtacagatgaaccggtttgcagggcagaaacagagacacagatgtagagaacaaatgtatagacaccaagtggggaaagtggcggggggtggggtggtggtgtgatgaattgggcgattgggattgacatttatacactgatgtgtataaaatggatgactaataagaacctgatgtataaaaaaattctaaaattcaaaaaaagagaaaaaattggaTTTCACTGCCTACAAAGGAATTTGCAAGCAATGACAGGAGGGACCCTGCATCACCACCCCCAGGCAGTATGGAAGAGGCTCTGTGGGCAGTTGTTAGTGATTCGAGActgccagctctgccactgatttGCTGTGACCTCAACTGAACCTTCACCAGTCTTAGTTCCTCACCTTCAAAACAAAACAGGCTTGTGGTAAGAATTAGTGCATAAAATATGTTTAGCCCTGGGACTGGTACATCAGTAACTGTCACACTCATTATAATTTAGAGATTCAGGGCCACATCCTTACCTGGGGGTCACATAGCTAGTTAGTAGCAACACCAGAGTTTGATCACTGCCTCTTGGCTTTGGACGGGCACTCTCCACTACTGTCTGAAGCTGGCCAGGACGACCCTGGCCTATGTTGGGGCATGGCAGTGACAAATGCCTGGCAGAGTTCCTCTGCCTGGGTGCCTGTGGCATAAAGCAAAACCTGCATTCTGCGGCCTGGAAGGTCTAGGTTTGACGCATCAGGAACAAGAGCAGGTCCTAGGTGAGAGAGTGCCTCAAATGCACAAGAACTCACCTGGATAAATGAAGGTGACAGTTCCTCAGAAACCCAGGGCAGGTCCCAAGCTGAACAGTCTGACAAAGACCCGGTACTCCATGCAGAATGAAGGGAACGGTCCTGATGCAGAAAAGCCCTACTGGTCAACCTTGATTGCCTCCAAGGCATCAAGCTGCCCTTTTGACCCCGAGTTAACATCAGTGACAGGAGGAGCGTGGCAGGGAAACAGTGCAGGCCAGAGAAAGGAGTTGGCTTAAGACACAGAAAACAAGACACCCATGTGGGAAGTTGGGCTTTTACGGGATGTAAGTGTGATACTTTAATTGTccacaaaacaatttaaaaatcctGTGTCTGCTCAATGGCCACTGGGACACTGTCCTCAATCACTGACCTTCAGGGACTTCAAGGTGACCTCACAGTTTCTGGAGTCCTGGATATTAGGGCTGCATGGAGGCTGGACTGTGCTCTGGCTCCATTTCCTGGCAGAGGAAAAGTGCTGTCAAGAATCCAGTCTTTCTTGTaattacaatggaaaagaatctctctctctctctctctctctctctctctctctatatatatatatatatataaacggaatcactttgctgtacacctgaaactaacacaacattgtaaatcaactatatttcaataaaaattaaaaaaaaaaagaacccagttCTACCATTGAACAGTGACCCTTAGTCTGACTTGGTGGTCACCTGGTCTGACACCTAGCACAGGTAGGGACCTTGCCATCCCTTATAGCTTCCCAACTGGCTGCTCAGCTTCTGTCCCACTGCCAACAACAGGTTGTCTAATGACATCTAAGGCAGTCCATTTCTCTGCTCTATACCTTGTAGTTGCTAGAAAGTTCTTATTCTGAACTGGAATCTACCTCCCAATAGCATCTGCCCTAGAAGAGCCATCCTAATCTAGATGAGGCAGTCTCTCAGAAAACTCACTGAGgtacttccttggtggtccagtggtaaagaatccgccttccaatgcaggggacacgggaatTAGGACCCCATGTGCCATGGGGCAAGTAGGCCCGcacgccacaagtactgagctcacacgccgcaaactacagagcccatgcactctggaacccgcacgccacaactacagagaccacacaccctggagcctgcgcgccacaactacagagagaaaacctgcatgctgcaaataaagaagagaaaacccacatgccacaactagagagaagcctgtgcaccacaatgaagggcccgggtgccacaatgaaagatcctgcatgcctcagtgaagatcccgagtgctgcaaccaagacccgatgcagccaaaaataaataaataaatctttaaaaaaaaaaaaaaaaaaaaaaagaaagctcactGAAATGCAGATTAAGACTGGAGAAGAGACCCATGAAAGTCAGGTCTTTCCTGCTCTTAGCTAAAGGTTCCCAGGCCTGTCGGCTTCTCTGGCCCCACTTCACTTTCTCAACCTTGCCCTTAAGTTCTTCCCTGAGGTCAGTGCAGTCTAAAAGTTCAGAATTAAGTGAGCATCATAAAAGGCACCCCCACTGGAATCCTGCCTAGCCCTCACCTCTGCACTGGCTGCACCTGGTACCTGGCCATGCCAGAGGGCCTGCGGTGATGGCGCCTGCTGGCTTACATCCCTCAGGCTTCCTGCTGACCACAGGAAGCTGCTCGTCAGTACCCCCAACCGTAGGTCAGCAAGGTGGGCATGGGTGAGGGCTGGATTAGGTACTAGCTTGGCACCTTTTTCTAGGCAGGCCTGTACTGAAGGGAGGGTCTGGCTTCTCTCTCTTGGATGAGGGCTGTCTGATGAAACACACTCCTCCTTCTTCCAGCTGTTCTTTGGAGTCCCTTTCCAGATACTTCAGCCAGCGGTTCTTTGAGGGCTGGAGTTTTTCCTACAGGATTGGGAAGTAAGTTTATTCTCAGAGTTGGAAAGCAGACACCTTTACTGAAAATCTCCAGTGCAACTCTGAGGCCTAAGGGCCTCAGGACCCATGTCTACACCGTCACCAGCAAAGGAATTTGATTGGAAGGTAATGGGAGACAGATATCTTGACTGGAGCACACTGGCACACACTTTGGGAAAGCTGCAGGTCACAAGAACTTTACCAAGAACTTTGCAAATGTCCACACTCCCTGGCCCAGTAGTTACAAATGAAGACAAAggcataaagatgttcaaagtgttacaaataatagcaaatatttacagTAGAAAAAGTTTGCGAACATCCTAAATGCCCAATAAGAAGGGAATAAATATTGCCATATCCACTATATTCTGTAGGtactttttagaaatgaaaagaattgaaagctaTATAGCAACATACAAGATATGATGTAAGTGAAAATTCCAGGATGCAAACAAGTGTTTCTTACAGAAGGAATGATGAAAGATTAAGTCTGTAAGTAAAGAAACTGGAAGTATAGACCCAAATATGCAAGAGCTGATGTGTTAGTGTGCTTACGAGCATCTCCCCTATTTattgatataataaaaatatgaagagcACCTGGAAAGCGGGCGTTGCCAGTGTGATTCTGTGAGCAGAGGTGGGCCTCTGCCAGGGAGCCTGTCAGTTGTTCCCACTCCCCCCGTCCCTGGCAGGACACAGTGTTCCACGTACCCATGGCATCTTGGATGTACCAATGGCGTCACCTACCCAGTCACTCAAGCTCTTACATGCACTGCCCATCCAAACACTGTTTGAGTACCTACTTTAACCAGGCCCTGGGAATGAACAACTGGATGTGAGCCCTGCTGTGGGTCTCAGTCTGGAGAAAGGGAACATGGAAACCCAGGCACTTTACAACAGCATGCCTTCCCTACCACAAGTGTGCTGAGAGTGCTGTGGGACAAGGGGAGAAGCACAAGGAGGTGAAGTTCAAGCTAAGTTCAGAAGAATTCACCAAGCAGCCAGAAGAAAAAGCTCTTTTCACagtattgtaattattttacaCTGCTGCCTCCACACATGTGAAAGGGACAGGTTTATTCATTTTTGAGTTCCCTGTAGCTTTAAGCCAAGTGCTCATCATTCGGTAACATCAACAAGCGTCTGctgaagaaatgaagaatgaatgaataaatggaaccCCCCTCTGTGACAGAGCCGGCTCAGGCATCTGGGCCGAGATGGTGCTGCTGGCTTACCTGCAGGATTGCAGGCACAGCCTGCCGAGGACGTGCATTTTCCTCCTCATCGGCATTTATGGATTCTTCCAGAGACCTTAGGGAAAGATTGTACAGTTGTCTTTTGTAAAATGACCAGGAAGATGAAGGACAATGAAGATGGGAACAGCAAGATGCACGAACTTGATGTTGATATCAAAGCCTGTTTAGGGGAACTTAGAACTTATCTCTGTTGTTTTGATGTGATTTGGTAATCTTCCAGCAGTTCAGCAGGCAGAGGGACCATCTGTTACTTGGAGCAAGAAGAAAAGTGACACAGGGCAGAAGTGGCACTCTTAACCCAGAGGACCAGAGTTTGCATCATGGCTTTGCCAATGACTGGCTGTCACTGACTGTGATTCTGGGTATATCACTGTATCCCAGTTTCCTTATTtacaaatggggataatattgcAAGGGTCACTGTGAAGATAAATAAGACAATACGTGTGCATGTGCCCTGCTCAGTGCCTGAACACAGAGACTAATGTCAGCTGAACTCTGATAGCACAGAGTCCCTCCCATTAGCAATGGAGATGTCCCCATTGCATAGGGTCATATGAGTGTCTTTACAGTTGTATTATATCTCAACCACTAAAAAAGGCGGCATTTTACTGAGCTTGATGTGTCATAGTGACTTCATCCAGCCTCCCAGGGACAGCAGGGCTCTTTTGCCACATAAAGCAGAGTGAGCAGCTGGAACCTTTGCAGCCTCGAGTAGGGCTGGATGGCCAGTGAAAACATTCATAGTGCAAGGACTGAAGGTTAGCGCCAAAGCCACATCCACCCATGTCAGACAGGGTTGTTACATCACACGATCAGATTGGAGCTCTCTCTAGAGAACTACAATGAGAACCCCAACTCTACCAAATGTGGGCACCTCtacttcagtttcttcctctgtaaacaGAAGCCAATTATCCTCACAGGGTGATGAGGAAGATGAAATAAGATCACGCATATGAACTGCCTACTGTGCCACATGGTCAATACTCCAATGTCCAGTTGAGCAGTGTCCTACCAGCTACTAGCCAGAACTCTGCTCACCGTACTATGATTCAGGAACTCAACTCCATCAACTCCAGAACATCTCTAAGCAATATGAAGGTTAATGGTCTGTCTTCTCGCTTCTATGTTACCCCTGAGAAGCTGGGTGTCTACTGTTCTTGTGTAGGGGATCTCTCTTCTCTCCAGCTACTTTTCAACTCTTCCCTTTATCTTCCATGTTCTGCAATTTCATTATGTTGTTGTGTCTAAGGgcagattttttttgtcttttaaaattaacttattgaggtataatttataattaatatacacTAAAATGTAACAATTTAAGTGTACAATTAGATGAGTTTggtaaattttatctttgaatctATTACTCCCATCaagatatagaaaaataatttactgagatataattagcAAGATATAGAAAATTGTCATCACCCCAAGGTTCCCTTATATGCCTTTGTAGGTGATTCCCCCTCCCCAGAATACCACTCATCCCtatagtatgtggtcttttgtgtctgatttctttcacttagcaatgtttttgaggtttgcccatgttgtttttgttgctgagtagtattctattgtatggaaaTACCACTATTTGTTTATTCACTTGCCTTTTTTTTCATCCTTCAttgaatctatttatttatttttggctgtgtcgggtc containing:
- the MRNIP gene encoding MRN complex-interacting protein isoform X1 — protein: MTRRSLEESINADEEENARPRQAVPAILQEKLQPSKNRWLKYLERDSKEQLEEGGVCFIRQPSSKREKPDPPFSTGLPRKRKWSQSTVQPPCSPNIQDSRNCEVTLKSLKPTPFSGLHCFPATLLLSLMLTRGQKGSLMPWRQSRLTSRAFLHQDRSLHSAWSTGSLSDCSAWDLPWVSEELSPSFIQDHTGLTGKVKEGSSREDWDTRELVVPPGEPPCPAQQVRTVSPKWEQFLPPLGNSSHLDTEPLTPLQRGPRPARAARTEQGTPRTQTPREGLCRTLGALQLPQATHTPTPGPKRLCGKTPEQSGPWAEGGALVKGMQEPSSLLRLYDLFKTGEDFDDHL
- the MRNIP gene encoding MRN complex-interacting protein isoform X2, coding for MAPPQQVRVLRCSCCRLFQAHQVKKSLKWTCKACGEKQSFLRAYGEGSGADCRHHVQKLNLLQGQISEMSLRSLEESINADEEENARPRQAVPAILQEKLQPSKNRWLKYLERDSKEQLEEGGVCFIRQPSSKREKPDPPFSTGLPRKRKWSQSTVQPPCSPNIQDSRNCEVTLKSLKPTPFSGLHCFPATLLLSLMLTRGQKGSLMPWRQSRLTSRAFLHQDRSLHSAWSTGSLSDCSAWDLPWVSEELSPSFIQDHTGLTGKVKEGSSREDWDTRELVVPPGEPPCPAQQVRTVSPKWEQFLPPLGNSSHLDTEPLTPLQRGPRPARAARTEQGTPRTQTPREGLCRTLGALQLPQATHTPTPGPKRLCGKTPEQSGPWAEGGALVKGMQEPSSLLRLYDLFKTGEDFDDHL
- the MRNIP gene encoding MRN complex-interacting protein isoform X3, whose protein sequence is MTRRSLEESINADEEENARPRQAVPAILQEKLQPSKNRWLKYLERDSKEQLEEGGVCFIRQPSSKREKPDPPFSTGLPRKRKWSQSTVQPPCSPNIQDSRNCEVTLKSLKDRSLHSAWSTGSLSDCSAWDLPWVSEELSPSFIQDHTGLTGKVKEGSSREDWDTRELVVPPGEPPCPAQQVRTVSPKWEQFLPPLGNSSHLDTEPLTPLQRGPRPARAARTEQGTPRTQTPREGLCRTLGALQLPQATHTPTPGPKRLCGKTPEQSGPWAEGGALVKGMQEPSSLLRLYDLFKTGEDFDDHL
- the MRNIP gene encoding MRN complex-interacting protein isoform X5 gives rise to the protein MAPPQQVRVLRCSCCRLFQAHQVKKSLKWTCKACGEKQSFLREKLQPSKNRWLKYLERDSKEQLEEGGVCFIRQPSSKREKPDPPFSTGLPRKRKWSQSTVQPPCSPNIQDSRNCEVTLKSLKPTPFSGLHCFPATLLLSLMLTRGQKGSLMPWRQSRLTSRAFLHQDRSLHSAWSTGSLSDCSAWDLPWVSEELSPSFIQDHTGLTGKVKEGSSREDWDTRELVVPPGEPPCPAQQVRTVSPKWEQFLPPLGNSSHLDTEPLTPLQRGPRPARAARTEQGTPRTQTPREGLCRTLGALQLPQATHTPTPGPKRLCGKTPEQSGPWAEGGALVKGMQEPSSLLRLYDLFKTGEDFDDHL